A part of Pirellulales bacterium genomic DNA contains:
- a CDS encoding prenyltransferase/squalene oxidase repeat-containing protein, translated as MAQAALWAAGCCALRPALNLARDRATDTEKSGAEMITPKTAQAIKKGLDYLAARQHDDGAFGSGYGRNVAVCGLAGMALIASGSTPDRGPYGQQVDRILDFILANTAESGFIDVPSAASHGPMYGHGFATLFLAECYGMTQRADIRDKLTKAVQLIVNTQNDEGGWRYQPVRSEADISVTVCEVMALRAARNAGLFVPRETMAKSIQYVKKCQNEDGGFMYMLTGTPSAFPRSAAGVVALYSAGIYEGPEIDKGLNYLMAQIPRGDDISQPNNHYFYGHYYAVQAMWHAGGDYWTRWYPAIRDSILKLQADDGSWFDAYSPEYGASMACIILQMPNNYLPIFQR; from the coding sequence TTGGCGCAAGCAGCGTTATGGGCGGCCGGATGCTGTGCTCTGCGGCCGGCCCTGAACCTCGCGCGCGATCGGGCGACGGATACGGAGAAATCCGGCGCGGAGATGATCACTCCGAAGACCGCCCAGGCGATCAAGAAGGGGCTCGATTACCTTGCCGCCCGCCAGCATGACGACGGCGCTTTCGGCAGCGGGTACGGCCGCAATGTGGCGGTTTGCGGACTGGCCGGGATGGCGCTGATCGCTTCGGGGAGCACGCCGGATCGAGGCCCATACGGCCAGCAGGTCGATCGCATCCTCGATTTCATTCTTGCCAATACGGCCGAAAGCGGCTTCATCGATGTCCCCTCCGCCGCGAGCCACGGCCCGATGTATGGCCACGGCTTCGCCACGCTCTTTCTCGCTGAATGCTACGGCATGACGCAGCGGGCCGACATCCGCGATAAGCTCACCAAAGCGGTTCAGCTCATCGTCAACACGCAAAACGATGAAGGGGGCTGGCGCTATCAGCCGGTCCGCAGCGAAGCCGATATTTCCGTCACCGTGTGCGAAGTCATGGCGCTGCGTGCGGCCCGCAACGCCGGCCTGTTCGTGCCCCGCGAGACGATGGCCAAGAGCATCCAATATGTCAAGAAATGCCAGAACGAGGACGGCGGTTTCATGTATATGCTCACCGGCACGCCCAGCGCCTTCCCGCGATCCGCCGCCGGAGTCGTGGCGCTCTATAGCGCCGGGATCTACGAAGGGCCGGAGATCGACAAAGGGCTCAACTACTTGATGGCCCAAATCCCCCGCGGCGACGATATCAGCCAGCCGAACAATCATTATTTCTACGGCCACTATTACGCCGTGCAGGCGATGTGGCACGCCGGGGGCGACTATTGGACCCGCTGGTATCCTGCCATTCGCGACTCGATCCTTAAGCTCCAGGCGGACGATGGCTCGTGGTTCGATGCCTATAGTCCCGAATATGGCGCCAGCATGGCGTGCATCATCCTCCAAATGCCGAACAATTATCTGCCGATTTTTCAGCGATGA
- a CDS encoding GntR family transcriptional regulator — MLDIADEIVMLYYYRSAAVEATMFFQIDPHNGLAIYDQIVRQIKFAVASGVLKSGEMIQSVRELARELAINPNTIARAYRQLQDDGVLQPVRGTGLEVTIGAGERCRSERLKLIRARLRQVLTEAKQSRLDPHGLRELVEKEMRMIERESNSGL, encoded by the coding sequence TTGCTTGACATCGCCGACGAAATCGTTATGCTGTACTATTACCGTAGTGCAGCAGTGGAGGCGACGATGTTCTTTCAAATCGATCCTCACAATGGTCTGGCCATTTACGATCAGATCGTGCGGCAGATCAAATTCGCCGTGGCCTCGGGCGTATTGAAATCGGGCGAGATGATCCAATCCGTTCGCGAATTGGCCCGCGAGCTGGCCATAAATCCCAACACGATCGCCCGCGCCTACCGGCAACTTCAGGACGACGGAGTCTTGCAACCGGTCCGCGGAACCGGGCTGGAAGTCACCATCGGCGCCGGGGAACGTTGCCGAAGCGAGCGGCTCAAGCTCATCCGCGCCCGCTTGCGCCAAGTGCTCACCGAAGCCAAACAAAGCCGTCTCGATCCGCACGGCCTGCGCGAACTCGTCGAGAAGGAAATGCGCATGATTGAAAGAGAATCAAATTCGGGTTTATGA
- a CDS encoding ABC transporter ATP-binding protein, translating to MEPVIRLQNVTKRYGSQTALDRVNLEVSPGVVCALLGENGAGKTTAIRILLGLTDPDAGQATVLGIDSTRHGREVRGRVGYVPERPTLYEWMTVSEIGWFTAGFYGSGFFERYLHLAADYQLPLKRKIKGLSKGMRAKVSLALAQAHEPELLILDEPTSGLDTLVRREFLEGMVDIAAAGRTVLLSSHQIGEVERVADIVAILRAGKLLLVERLENLKDQIRELNVTLAENASDLPPLAGQILSQRRHRQQWQVLVRGMSEASLTALQGQSGVEELRIRTPSLEEIFVAYLKSSEPTASGASAAQEVVAP from the coding sequence ATGGAACCTGTCATTCGGTTGCAAAACGTCACGAAGCGTTACGGTTCGCAAACGGCGCTCGACCGTGTGAACCTCGAAGTATCTCCGGGAGTGGTCTGCGCCTTGCTGGGCGAGAACGGCGCCGGCAAGACCACGGCCATTCGGATACTTCTCGGGCTGACCGACCCCGACGCAGGGCAGGCCACCGTGCTGGGGATCGACAGCACGCGGCACGGCCGGGAAGTTCGCGGCCGCGTGGGCTACGTGCCGGAACGCCCCACGCTTTACGAATGGATGACGGTCAGCGAAATCGGCTGGTTCACCGCCGGCTTCTACGGCAGCGGATTCTTCGAGCGCTATTTGCACCTGGCCGCCGATTATCAACTGCCGCTCAAGCGGAAGATCAAGGGGCTGTCGAAGGGGATGCGGGCCAAGGTTTCGCTCGCGTTGGCCCAGGCGCACGAGCCGGAATTGCTGATTCTCGACGAGCCGACCTCGGGGCTGGATACGCTAGTGCGGCGCGAGTTTCTGGAAGGGATGGTGGATATCGCGGCGGCCGGGCGCACGGTGCTCTTGTCCAGCCATCAGATCGGCGAGGTGGAAAGAGTGGCGGACATCGTAGCGATCCTGCGGGCGGGGAAGCTGCTGTTGGTCGAGCGGCTCGAAAACCTCAAGGACCAGATTCGCGAATTGAACGTCACGCTCGCGGAAAACGCCTCGGACCTGCCGCCGCTCGCCGGCCAAATCCTGTCGCAGCGGAGGCATCGCCAGCAGTGGCAAGTGCTCGTGCGCGGGATGAGCGAAGCGAGCCTAACCGCGCTGCAAGGCCAAAGCGGCGTGGAGGAACTGCGAATCCGCACTCCGAGCTTGGAAGAGATTTTCGTCGCGTACCTGAAGTCTTCGGAACCGACGGCAAGCGGCGCGAGCGCCGCGCAGGAGGTGGTTGCGCCATGA
- a CDS encoding NPCBM/NEW2 domain-containing protein produces the protein MSAIRIIIAAIAGCIVSVASAIGAELLPFSDAVLIEGTPFRARLQSLNADGMATWTLPSGETRNLSLADLCWWGNWVGTPAQPQLVLVDGSVIVADVTSLNKEKLSIGWGLGGELKLPLEWVGGIIFAPSVDRQESDLMRFRLRGDGHPDVSAHSQPASQKERVENAPDGDRLILLNGDELQGEVLALDENVIKFRTLAGEVSIGREKIAALRFNPSLAAKPNSKDGQIWIGFQDGSRLLASTLTIDRSQAKIKLPAGIEFDVSAAKINAIQPLAGRTKYLSDLKPSGYQHIPFLDLAWPYHADRNVAGSQLRAGGRLYLKGLGMHSAARLTYDLTKPYRAFKAEVAIDDQTAGRGSALFRAYTNDGSGKWQIKYESPIIRGGAAPAPISVDLTGAKRLSLLVDFADHGDEQAHADWLNARLLP, from the coding sequence ATGTCCGCAATTCGGATAATCATAGCCGCAATCGCAGGTTGCATCGTTTCCGTCGCGAGTGCGATTGGCGCGGAATTGCTGCCGTTTTCGGACGCAGTGCTGATCGAGGGCACTCCGTTTCGAGCGCGGTTGCAGTCGTTGAACGCCGACGGAATGGCGACTTGGACGCTGCCGAGCGGTGAGACGAGGAATCTCTCGTTAGCCGATCTTTGCTGGTGGGGCAATTGGGTTGGGACGCCCGCCCAGCCGCAACTGGTGCTGGTCGATGGCTCGGTTATCGTGGCCGATGTGACGAGCCTCAACAAGGAGAAGCTCTCGATCGGTTGGGGACTCGGCGGCGAATTGAAGCTGCCGCTGGAATGGGTCGGCGGAATCATCTTCGCACCGTCGGTCGATCGGCAGGAATCGGATCTGATGAGATTTCGGCTGCGTGGCGACGGCCATCCAGACGTGTCTGCTCACTCCCAACCCGCCTCCCAAAAAGAGAGAGTAGAAAACGCGCCAGACGGCGACCGACTGATCCTGCTTAACGGTGACGAGCTTCAGGGCGAGGTTTTGGCGCTCGATGAAAACGTGATTAAATTCCGCACGCTGGCCGGGGAGGTGAGCATCGGCAGGGAAAAGATCGCCGCGCTCCGGTTCAATCCATCTCTGGCCGCCAAGCCAAATTCAAAGGATGGGCAGATCTGGATTGGCTTTCAAGACGGCTCGCGGCTCTTGGCTTCAACGCTAACAATCGACCGCAGCCAGGCGAAGATCAAGCTACCTGCCGGCATCGAGTTCGACGTCTCAGCAGCCAAGATCAACGCGATCCAGCCGCTCGCCGGCCGGACCAAATATCTTTCCGATCTGAAACCATCAGGCTATCAGCACATTCCATTTCTCGACCTCGCGTGGCCCTATCATGCGGATCGCAACGTCGCCGGCTCGCAGCTTCGCGCCGGTGGAAGGCTCTATCTCAAGGGGCTGGGAATGCACAGCGCGGCTCGGCTGACCTATGATCTAACCAAGCCGTATCGCGCATTCAAGGCCGAGGTGGCCATCGACGATCAAACCGCCGGCCGCGGCAGCGCCCTGTTCCGCGCGTACACGAACGACGGCTCCGGCAAATGGCAGATCAAGTACGAAAGCCCGATCATTCGCGGCGGCGCGGCGCCGGCGCCCATTTCGGTCGATCTCACGGGCGCCAAGCGCCTCAGTCTGCTCGTCGATTTCGCCGACCACGGCGACGAGCAAGCCCACGCAGATTGGCTCAACGCGCGGCTCTTGCCCTGA